One Pyrus communis chromosome 13, drPyrComm1.1, whole genome shotgun sequence genomic window carries:
- the LOC137712232 gene encoding B3 domain-containing protein At2g33720-like, with translation MEVCTDLSLATPCCAESENQVQDKLSTELNLFDPTWTKLKRTAEDDTAFASNPEHETLSATENAMQKLMKRRNEVAAKISRLLIKYSFNEAVQQIWKGPTNSSRFMEPWPIKKTLTMTDVGRNMHRASRLVLRRKLVKKHILPYLSYQIINRVENQGAGIRIYDLNTSSEHQLIFKRWKGSGTYVLMSTWSREFVKRRQLKEGDLIGFCWDAHKLILVFSVVMRAGSQCPSA, from the coding sequence ATGGAAGTCTGCACAGATCTATCGCTTGCCACTCCCTGCTGCGCAGAGTCAGAAAACCAAGTTCAAGACAAACTGTCAACAGAACTGAATTTATTCGATCCAACTTGGACCAAATTGAAGAGAACAGCAGAGGACGACACTGCGTTTGCTTCGAACCCAGAGCATGAAACACTGTCTGCTACTGAGAATGCTATGCAAAAGCTCATGAAGCGAAGAAATGAAGTGGCTGCAAAGATTTCCCGCCTGCTGATCAAATACAGCTTCAATGAGGCCGTGCAGCAGATTTGGAAGGGGCCAACCAACTCGAGCCGGTTCATGGAGCCGTGGCCGATCAAGAAAACTCTGACGATGACCGACGTTGGACGGAACATGCACAGGGCCAGCAGGCTAGTGCTGAGGAGAAAGTTGGTTAAGAAACATATCTTGCCCTACTTGAGCTATCAAATTATTAACCGTGTCGAAAATCAGGGAGCAGGGATTAGAATCTATGATCTTAATACGAGCTCCGAACATCAATTGATTTTCAAGCGTTGGAAGGGCTCCGGAACTTATGTTTTGATGAGTACATGGAGCCGTGAATTTGTGAAGAGGCGGCAACTGAAAGAAGGTGATCTGATTGGTTTTTGCTGGGATGCTCACAAGCTGATTCTGGTCTTTTCTGTCGTCATGCGTGCTGGATCCCAGTGTCCTTCTGCTTGA